From the genome of Streptomyces sp. NBC_01317, one region includes:
- a CDS encoding sugar phosphate isomerase/epimerase family protein, with translation MHLYTMRTPLATDFKGTLERLARIGYATVGVSGRHGYSAADIRRMLDETRLKAVLEHVGYGTVAGSGLPQAIEDVRTLGGRWVVVPSLPAELHSPAGYREAARQLNKAGLLARESGLKVLFHNHDADHVVVDGENLYGILLRETDPDLVGFELDLYWAAKGGDDPGRLFVEHRNRFPALHVKDMAPNGGFEDVGSGVLDFPAMFDTARGGGVKQWLVEHDSPPDPFVSAQNSYRYLSRLRY, from the coding sequence ATGCACCTCTACACGATGCGCACGCCTCTCGCGACGGACTTCAAGGGCACGCTGGAGCGGCTGGCGCGGATCGGTTACGCGACGGTCGGCGTCAGCGGCAGGCACGGGTACAGCGCGGCCGACATCCGGCGGATGCTGGACGAGACCCGCCTCAAGGCGGTCCTCGAACACGTCGGGTACGGCACGGTCGCCGGCAGCGGTCTGCCGCAGGCGATCGAGGACGTCAGGACGCTCGGCGGGCGCTGGGTGGTAGTGCCCAGCCTGCCCGCCGAGCTGCACTCCCCGGCCGGATACCGGGAAGCGGCAAGGCAGTTGAACAAGGCGGGGCTCCTCGCCAGGGAGTCCGGGCTCAAGGTGCTCTTCCACAACCACGACGCCGACCACGTGGTGGTCGACGGGGAGAACCTGTACGGCATCCTGCTCAGGGAGACCGATCCCGACCTGGTCGGGTTCGAGCTGGACCTGTACTGGGCGGCGAAGGGCGGGGACGATCCGGGCCGGCTGTTCGTGGAACACCGGAACCGCTTCCCGGCGCTCCACGTGAAGGACATGGCGCCCAACGGCGGTTTCGAGGACGTCGGTTCGGGTGTCCTCGACTTCCCCGCCATGTTCGACACGGCGCGCGGCGGGGGTGTGAAGCAGTGGCTCGTGGAGCACGATTCCCCGCCGGACCCGTTTGTCAGCGCGCAGAACAGCTACCGCTACCTGTCCCGGCTGCGGTACTGA